The Verrucomicrobiota bacterium JB022 genome includes a region encoding these proteins:
- a CDS encoding methyl-accepting chemotaxis protein: protein MKSWTIGKRVTLGYLAVITIIIALCSFTLYSLKQIKHNSGLNDETYEAEILMETMITRVRGIETCYYQHIMSSSREEMTKLVDDIQAYRDDNAKAVQAYEAILQNADADYTTQRETCKAVWEERLAFNAAMDKFLQLSWGSTTPESAAALFTQSRKELDPVTRKYEEGLRALRDVVQADSAVASAQMAAYLSSTELASWIGTALAIVVGLVLATITVRSINRILLRLASNLGDASSQVSSAANQVSAASQSLAEGSSEQAASLEETSASLEEINGQAQRNGERADTARTYAEEARTATEQGNYQMEQMVGAMTDIKKASDNIAVIVKTIDEIAFQTNLLALNAAVEAARAGEAGAGFAVVAEEVRALARRAASAAQETTEKIEDTIAKSSNGVALSGKVADGLRVIIDKTSRVNDLVLEISGSSREQSQGISQITIAVTQMDKVTQSNASNAEETASAAEELNAQALTLQQEVSQLQSIVSGRRAKAPTAQPKPTPRSFGSPRPTQSAVRAPKFIRAAAPSREEELLTAEWN from the coding sequence ATGAAATCCTGGACCATCGGCAAACGCGTCACCCTCGGCTACCTAGCCGTCATTACCATCATCATCGCCTTGTGCAGCTTTACGCTCTACTCGCTAAAGCAGATCAAGCACAACAGCGGCCTCAACGACGAGACCTACGAAGCGGAGATCCTCATGGAGACGATGATCACCCGGGTGCGCGGCATCGAGACCTGCTATTACCAGCACATCATGTCGAGCTCTCGCGAGGAGATGACCAAACTCGTCGACGACATTCAGGCCTACCGCGACGACAACGCGAAAGCCGTCCAGGCCTACGAGGCGATCCTTCAGAACGCCGATGCCGACTACACCACCCAGCGGGAGACCTGCAAAGCGGTCTGGGAAGAGCGCCTCGCCTTCAATGCCGCGATGGACAAGTTTCTGCAGCTCAGCTGGGGCAGCACCACCCCTGAAAGCGCCGCCGCCCTCTTCACCCAGAGCCGCAAAGAACTCGACCCGGTGACGCGCAAGTATGAAGAAGGCCTCCGCGCTCTGCGCGACGTCGTCCAGGCCGACTCTGCTGTCGCCAGCGCCCAAATGGCCGCCTACCTCAGCAGCACCGAACTTGCCTCATGGATCGGCACCGCCCTCGCGATCGTTGTCGGCCTTGTTCTCGCCACCATCACCGTCCGCAGCATCAATCGCATCCTCTTGCGCCTCGCCTCCAACCTTGGCGACGCTTCCAGCCAGGTATCCTCGGCCGCCAATCAGGTCTCGGCCGCCAGCCAGTCGCTGGCCGAAGGCTCCAGCGAGCAAGCCGCCTCGCTCGAAGAAACCTCCGCCTCGCTGGAGGAGATCAACGGCCAGGCCCAGCGCAACGGCGAGCGAGCCGACACCGCTCGCACCTATGCCGAAGAAGCCCGCACGGCCACCGAGCAAGGCAACTACCAGATGGAGCAGATGGTCGGTGCCATGACCGACATCAAAAAGGCTTCCGACAACATCGCCGTGATCGTGAAGACGATCGACGAAATCGCTTTCCAGACCAACCTGCTCGCGCTCAATGCCGCCGTCGAGGCCGCCCGCGCGGGCGAAGCCGGCGCCGGGTTTGCCGTCGTGGCCGAAGAAGTGCGTGCCCTCGCCCGCCGCGCCGCCTCCGCCGCCCAGGAAACCACCGAAAAGATCGAAGACACCATTGCCAAGAGCAGCAACGGCGTCGCGCTCTCCGGCAAAGTCGCCGACGGGCTGCGTGTGATCATCGACAAGACCTCCCGCGTCAACGACCTCGTTCTCGAAATCTCGGGCTCCTCCCGCGAGCAGTCCCAAGGCATCAGCCAGATCACCATCGCCGTCACGCAGATGGACAAGGTGACGCAGTCCAACGCCAGCAATGCCGAGGAAACGGCCTCCGCCGCCGAGGAACTCAACGCCCAGGCCCTCACGCTGCAGCAGGAAGTCTCCCAACTGCAAAGCATCGTCAGCGGACGCCGCGCCAAGGCCCCCACGGCCCAACCCAAGCCCACGCCCCGGAGCTTCGGCTCACCCAGGCCAACCCAGTCTGCGGTGCGCGCCCCCAAGTTCATCCGCGCGGCCGCACCCAGCCGCGAAGAAGAGCTGCTCACCGCTGAGTGGAACTGA